One region of Bosea sp. 29B genomic DNA includes:
- a CDS encoding sulfurtransferase TusA family protein, whose product MSSIPLNLRGLKCPLPALRVRKALKSAAPGDLFLVECTDPMAAIDIPNLTRETGDAIELSSREGELLVFHIRKAAA is encoded by the coding sequence ATGTCTTCCATCCCGCTCAATCTGCGCGGCCTGAAGTGCCCCCTCCCCGCCCTACGCGTGCGCAAGGCGTTGAAAAGCGCGGCTCCCGGCGATCTCTTCCTGGTCGAATGCACCGACCCGATGGCGGCGATCGACATCCCGAACCTGACGCGCGAGACCGGGGACGCGATCGAACTGAGCAGCCGCGAGGGCGAGTTGCTGGTCTTCCACATCCGCAAGGCCGCGGCCTAG
- a CDS encoding c-type cytochrome produces MPASAQELRGHGGPVRAAAVSADGTLALTGSFDQSAILWDLARGSAIKVLRFHQGAVNAAITVNGLGFATGGEDGRIALWRGDAPEPAKVIEGHKGPVAALAISPEGQHLASASWDGTVRVTALADGAARVLEGHQGPVNGVAFAPGGMVVSSGYDATLRLWPADRGAPLIVTTPAPLNGVVVAPDGEIVAAAADGRLRLFGPDSAQRAEIVVGDTPLIALAISPDGATIAAGGLRGQVALIDRKARSIRATLVGPGLPVWSLAFLPDGKHLLSGGADRLVRRWNAVTGEHVGAVVPRAGEDALAGFQAERGAQVFRACAACHTLTPADGNRAGPTLHGIFGRRIATAPAYAYSDALKGMDIVWSKESVAKLFEIGPNAYTPGTKMPEQTIGSAEDRQALVDWLEKVTR; encoded by the coding sequence ATGCCTGCTTCCGCTCAGGAACTGCGCGGCCATGGTGGGCCGGTACGCGCTGCGGCCGTCTCGGCCGATGGTACGCTGGCGCTGACCGGCTCCTTCGACCAGTCGGCGATCCTATGGGACCTCGCCCGCGGCAGCGCGATCAAGGTGCTGCGTTTCCATCAGGGCGCGGTCAATGCCGCCATCACCGTGAACGGCCTCGGCTTCGCCACGGGCGGCGAGGACGGCAGGATCGCACTCTGGCGCGGCGATGCGCCCGAGCCGGCGAAGGTCATCGAAGGGCACAAGGGGCCGGTCGCGGCGCTCGCAATCTCGCCGGAAGGGCAGCACCTCGCCTCCGCCTCCTGGGACGGGACGGTGCGCGTCACCGCTCTGGCCGACGGCGCGGCCCGGGTGCTCGAAGGCCATCAGGGTCCGGTCAACGGCGTCGCCTTCGCTCCGGGCGGCATGGTCGTCTCCTCCGGCTATGACGCGACCTTGCGGCTTTGGCCGGCGGATCGCGGGGCGCCGTTGATCGTCACCACGCCGGCGCCGCTCAACGGCGTCGTCGTCGCGCCCGATGGCGAGATCGTCGCCGCCGCTGCCGATGGCCGCCTGCGCCTGTTCGGCCCGGACAGCGCCCAGCGCGCCGAGATCGTCGTCGGCGACACCCCGCTGATCGCACTCGCAATCTCGCCCGACGGCGCCACGATCGCCGCCGGCGGCCTGCGCGGTCAGGTCGCTCTGATCGACCGCAAGGCGCGCAGCATCCGCGCCACGCTGGTCGGACCTGGCCTGCCGGTCTGGTCGCTCGCTTTCCTGCCGGACGGCAAGCATCTCCTGTCCGGCGGCGCCGACCGGCTGGTCCGGCGCTGGAACGCCGTCACTGGCGAGCATGTCGGGGCGGTGGTGCCGCGGGCCGGCGAGGATGCGCTCGCCGGCTTCCAAGCCGAGCGGGGCGCGCAGGTCTTCCGCGCCTGCGCGGCTTGTCACACCTTGACGCCGGCGGATGGCAATCGCGCCGGTCCCACTCTGCACGGCATCTTCGGCCGCCGGATCGCCACAGCGCCAGCTTATGCCTATTCCGACGCGCTCAAGGGCATGGACATCGTCTGGAGCAAGGAGAGCGTCGCGAAGCTGTTCGAGATCGGCCCGAACGCCTACACGCCCGGCACCAAGATGCCGGAGCAGACCATCGGCTCGGCGGAAGACAGGCAGGCGCTGGTCGACTGGCTGGAGAAGGTGACGCGCTGA
- a CDS encoding 4Fe-4S binding protein has product MTDVARTLMVCSCEDTMPLDGAAIRRGCSGAAVSEHRHLCRSQVERFHAMLAKSDAITVACTQEAPLFEEIAADLDYTGDLIFTNIREQAGWSDEARAAGPKMAALLAAASEPMPPASFTTLTSKGVALIYGRDEIAITLAHRLAEHLDVTVLLSRPSEIAPPRSDEFPVLKGTIAQASGWLGAFELTVNDYAAPSPSSRGKLIFEAPRNGAVSQCDVVIDVSGGTPLFPAGDLRAGYLRADPRDAAAVERLAFQASGLLGEFDKPAYIALNEGLCAHARSQKAGCTRCLELCPTGAITPAGDHVAISAEICAGCGACAAVCPTGAVTYALPPADALLRKLRTLLVTYAEAGGREPVVLLHDGDHGEPLIEALARHGAGLPARVLPLRVNEITQLGLESFAAALAFGASAIRVLGRAKPKHDLSGLTRNLDYANALAGALGYGEARAALIETDDPDALAAALSKVAPGTSAAQPARFRPMGSGRPLLRQAIGELHAAAPTPVANVAMPPRAPFGTVHVDTEGCTLCLACVSACPVSALGDNPERPTLTFQEDLCVQCGLCSATCPEKVITLEPRVDFDAWKGGRRIVKQEEPFHCIACAKPFGVRSTIEKIAAKLENKHWMFAGEGAKRASILRMCEDCRVEAVVNESFDPHLSPQRPPVRTTDDYLRERAERGEDPLG; this is encoded by the coding sequence ATGACCGATGTCGCCCGCACGCTGATGGTCTGCTCGTGCGAAGACACGATGCCGCTCGATGGCGCGGCGATCCGGCGCGGCTGCAGCGGTGCTGCGGTCAGCGAGCATCGCCACCTCTGCCGCAGCCAGGTCGAACGCTTCCACGCCATGCTGGCTAAGAGCGATGCAATCACCGTCGCCTGCACGCAGGAGGCGCCGCTCTTTGAGGAGATCGCTGCAGACCTCGATTACACCGGCGATCTCATCTTCACCAACATCCGCGAACAGGCCGGCTGGTCGGACGAGGCCAGGGCCGCCGGCCCGAAGATGGCCGCCCTGCTCGCCGCGGCGAGCGAACCCATGCCGCCGGCCTCCTTCACCACGCTGACCAGCAAAGGCGTCGCGCTGATCTATGGCCGCGACGAGATCGCGATCACGCTGGCGCATCGGCTCGCCGAGCATCTCGACGTCACCGTGCTGCTGTCGCGCCCAAGCGAGATCGCGCCACCGCGCAGCGACGAATTCCCGGTGCTGAAGGGCACGATCGCGCAGGCGAGCGGCTGGCTCGGCGCCTTCGAGCTCACCGTCAACGACTATGCCGCGCCGAGCCCGTCCTCGCGCGGCAAGCTCATCTTCGAGGCGCCGCGCAATGGCGCGGTCTCGCAATGCGATGTCGTGATCGACGTCTCTGGCGGCACGCCGCTCTTCCCGGCCGGTGACCTCCGCGCCGGCTATCTGCGCGCCGATCCACGCGATGCGGCCGCGGTCGAGCGGCTCGCCTTCCAGGCGAGCGGGCTCCTCGGCGAGTTCGACAAGCCGGCCTATATCGCCCTGAACGAAGGCCTCTGCGCCCATGCCCGCTCGCAGAAAGCCGGTTGCACGCGCTGCCTCGAACTTTGCCCGACCGGCGCGATCACCCCGGCCGGCGACCATGTCGCGATCTCCGCTGAGATCTGCGCCGGCTGCGGCGCCTGCGCCGCCGTCTGCCCGACCGGCGCGGTGACCTACGCGCTGCCGCCGGCCGATGCGCTGCTGCGGAAGCTGCGGACGCTGCTCGTCACCTATGCCGAGGCCGGCGGGCGCGAGCCGGTCGTGCTGCTGCACGACGGCGACCATGGCGAGCCCCTGATCGAGGCGCTCGCCCGCCACGGCGCCGGTCTGCCGGCGCGGGTTTTGCCCCTGCGTGTCAACGAGATCACGCAGCTCGGACTGGAAAGCTTCGCCGCTGCGCTCGCCTTCGGCGCGTCGGCCATCCGCGTGCTCGGCCGGGCCAAGCCGAAGCACGATCTGTCCGGTCTCACCCGCAATCTCGACTACGCCAATGCTCTTGCCGGCGCGCTCGGCTATGGCGAGGCCCGCGCCGCGCTGATCGAGACCGACGATCCCGACGCGCTCGCCGCCGCCCTGTCGAAGGTCGCGCCCGGAACGAGCGCCGCGCAGCCCGCCCGCTTCCGGCCGATGGGAAGCGGCCGGCCGCTGCTGCGCCAGGCGATCGGCGAATTGCACGCCGCCGCGCCGACGCCCGTGGCAAACGTGGCGATGCCGCCGCGCGCGCCCTTCGGCACTGTTCATGTCGACACGGAGGGTTGCACGCTCTGCCTCGCCTGCGTCTCCGCCTGCCCGGTCAGCGCACTCGGCGACAACCCGGAGCGGCCGACGCTCACTTTCCAGGAAGACCTCTGCGTGCAGTGCGGGCTCTGCTCCGCGACCTGCCCGGAAAAGGTGATCACGCTGGAGCCACGCGTCGATTTCGACGCCTGGAAGGGCGGCCGCCGGATCGTCAAGCAGGAGGAGCCGTTCCACTGCATCGCCTGCGCCAAGCCGTTCGGCGTCCGCAGCACGATCGAGAAGATCGCGGCCAAGCTCGAGAACAAGCACTGGATGTTCGCTGGCGAAGGCGCCAAGCGCGCCTCGATCCTGCGCATGTGCGAGGATTGCCGGGTCGAGGCCGTGGTCAACGAGAGCTTCGACCCGCACCTCTCGCCGCAGCGCCCGCCGGTGCGCACCACCGACGACTATCTGCGCGAGCGGGCGGAACGAGGCGAGGATCCGCTGGGCTAG
- a CDS encoding biotin/lipoate--protein ligase family protein: MAAGPIRQDDLRREPVLPPGFSLVTLRESGDAFAHAQAIAAEAGAATLVWVRRFDIVEFAVVLEPDAILAEARLAHYLAMNALADALAVHSPPERPVLFRWPDALTYDLGLIGGGRLGWPAGCPEGQVPDWLVFGAMVRATTMSPFELGQTGVGMAEEGFEEVDAVDLIEAFCRHLMLGVSHWQEEGAKAAARRWLDRLEKVVGVRHGIEPNGDLIATSQFGTERRSMVEALARIDWLDRDSGAPKL; encoded by the coding sequence ATGGCGGCAGGGCCGATCAGGCAGGACGATCTCAGGCGCGAGCCGGTGCTGCCGCCGGGCTTTTCGCTCGTCACCCTGCGTGAATCCGGCGATGCCTTCGCCCATGCGCAGGCGATTGCGGCCGAGGCTGGCGCCGCGACTTTGGTCTGGGTGCGACGTTTCGACATCGTCGAGTTCGCGGTGGTGCTGGAGCCCGATGCCATCCTCGCCGAGGCCCGGCTCGCCCACTACCTCGCCATGAACGCGCTTGCCGATGCGCTTGCCGTGCATTCGCCGCCGGAGCGGCCGGTGCTGTTCCGCTGGCCGGATGCGCTGACCTATGATCTCGGCCTGATCGGCGGCGGGCGCCTCGGCTGGCCGGCTGGTTGCCCGGAAGGGCAGGTGCCGGATTGGCTCGTCTTCGGCGCCATGGTCCGGGCGACCACGATGTCGCCCTTCGAACTCGGCCAGACCGGCGTCGGCATGGCCGAGGAAGGGTTCGAGGAGGTCGATGCCGTCGACCTGATCGAGGCCTTCTGCCGCCATCTCATGCTCGGTGTCAGCCACTGGCAGGAGGAGGGAGCTAAGGCGGCGGCGCGGCGCTGGCTCGATCGGCTCGAAAAGGTGGTTGGCGTCCGCCACGGCATCGAGCCGAACGGCGATCTGATCGCGACCTCGCAGTTTGGCACCGAGCGCCGGAGCATGGTCGAGGCTCTGGCCAGGATCGACTGGCTCGACCGTGACAGCGGAGCGCCGAAGCTGTGA
- a CDS encoding DUF6505 family protein, producing the protein MSALKLPRAIRLDPSDSFVFRKAAEAGEWLVTGSFLFTPESVAELDTKGRVAFRSGFLGIDSFGWSTLAVVTEVTVEERQEAVAQLATQLVDKLGAPDLAAARAAAEEEIAFAASLCDHPAQTLLALHRTLDDGEIRERFRTLMPRGDTPKDAFRAFEFVETDGEDEPQEQVDLMQLIKDAPR; encoded by the coding sequence GTGAGCGCTCTCAAGCTCCCCCGCGCGATCCGGCTCGATCCGTCGGACAGCTTCGTCTTCCGCAAGGCGGCAGAGGCCGGCGAATGGCTGGTCACCGGCTCCTTCCTGTTCACGCCGGAAAGCGTCGCTGAACTCGACACCAAGGGCCGCGTCGCCTTCCGCTCCGGCTTCCTCGGCATCGACAGCTTCGGCTGGAGCACGCTTGCGGTCGTCACCGAAGTGACGGTGGAGGAACGCCAGGAAGCGGTTGCCCAGCTTGCGACGCAACTCGTCGACAAACTCGGCGCGCCCGATCTCGCGGCCGCGCGGGCTGCCGCGGAGGAGGAGATCGCCTTCGCCGCCTCGCTCTGTGATCATCCGGCGCAGACCTTGCTCGCTTTGCATCGCACGCTCGATGATGGCGAGATCCGCGAGCGCTTCCGGACCTTAATGCCGCGCGGCGATACGCCGAAGGATGCGTTCCGCGCCTTCGAGTTCGTCGAGACCGATGGCGAGGACGAGCCGCAGGAGCAGGTCGACCTGATGCAGTTGATCAAGGACGCGCCGCGATGA
- a CDS encoding DUF6352 family protein, which translates to MTHFWASSGHLLLDREEGGGLVVTDDFLKAYLARPEVLPPEEACAAERALHARLMAQPQAGVTEREVAAIADADARENWRFLLGWRGRLLAAPTLQGAYAGIIRRGVSGIPPVFLDQLVHVILRAGLDEESDPFVVRAAECLFRPQRVTLHENTILLADAEMIEGHETDRHASPLLAMLGGPAVTSLDILKQADADRYWQRSDAFDMVLDLGGKPSGRVALGKAIAHWIRQIHGFEVAIEAVETVRDADWRWFVGLDAQATAIGNALWKGEALDEDKASRLIALYRLTLPPEVPVLPAAKGAPIYLMLAMDGDRTVRMKPQNLVTGLPLAVHEMVN; encoded by the coding sequence ATGACCCATTTCTGGGCGAGCTCCGGCCATCTCCTGCTCGACCGCGAGGAAGGCGGCGGGCTCGTCGTCACCGATGATTTCCTGAAAGCCTATCTGGCGCGGCCGGAAGTGCTGCCGCCGGAAGAGGCCTGCGCAGCCGAGCGGGCGCTGCATGCCCGGCTGATGGCGCAGCCGCAGGCGGGGGTCACAGAACGCGAGGTCGCGGCCATCGCCGATGCCGATGCGCGCGAGAACTGGCGCTTCCTGCTCGGCTGGCGCGGGCGGCTGCTGGCGGCGCCGACCTTGCAGGGCGCCTATGCCGGGATCATCCGCCGCGGCGTCTCCGGCATTCCGCCGGTGTTCCTCGACCAGCTCGTCCACGTCATCCTGCGGGCCGGGCTCGACGAAGAGAGCGACCCCTTCGTGGTGCGCGCCGCCGAATGCCTGTTCCGGCCGCAGCGCGTCACCCTGCACGAGAACACGATCCTGCTCGCCGATGCCGAGATGATCGAGGGGCACGAGACCGACCGGCATGCCTCGCCCTTGCTCGCCATGCTGGGCGGTCCGGCCGTGACCTCGCTCGATATCCTCAAGCAGGCGGATGCCGACCGCTATTGGCAGCGCTCGGACGCTTTCGACATGGTGCTCGATTTGGGCGGCAAGCCCTCGGGCCGCGTCGCGCTCGGCAAGGCGATCGCGCACTGGATCCGGCAGATCCATGGTTTCGAGGTCGCGATTGAAGCCGTCGAGACTGTCCGCGATGCCGATTGGCGCTGGTTCGTCGGCCTCGATGCGCAGGCGACGGCGATCGGCAATGCACTCTGGAAGGGCGAGGCGCTTGATGAGGACAAGGCCTCGCGCCTGATCGCGCTCTATCGTCTGACATTGCCACCGGAGGTGCCGGTGCTACCGGCGGCCAAGGGGGCACCCATCTATCTGATGTTGGCAATGGACGGCGACCGGACCGTCCGGATGAAGCCGCAGAACCTGGTGACCGGCCTGCCACTCGCCGTGCACGAGATGGTGAACTGA
- a CDS encoding DUF3305 domain-containing protein translates to MQQHHEVGVVVERRKLDSPWADHAWAPIAVLPEPPPLAPWSRLAGDDRRERFYLGSAVLTLHSVDTAHFRENFATGQARLWVSVRPTGIEPALELVGVTADPSEGEVFLENVDDIVEAVPMPAAIAEAVLAFFEVHHVEREFVKRKRTEHDPRKGGLRPRPGIDRGED, encoded by the coding sequence ATGCAGCAGCATCACGAGGTCGGTGTCGTGGTCGAGCGGCGCAAGCTCGATTCGCCCTGGGCCGACCATGCCTGGGCGCCGATCGCGGTGCTGCCCGAGCCGCCGCCGCTCGCGCCCTGGAGCCGGCTCGCCGGCGATGACAGGCGCGAGCGGTTCTATCTCGGTTCGGCCGTGCTGACCTTGCATTCGGTCGACACCGCCCATTTTCGCGAGAACTTCGCAACAGGCCAGGCCAGGCTCTGGGTCTCCGTCAGGCCGACCGGGATCGAGCCGGCGCTGGAGCTGGTCGGCGTCACCGCCGATCCGTCCGAGGGCGAGGTCTTCCTTGAGAATGTCGATGATATCGTCGAGGCTGTGCCGATGCCGGCCGCGATTGCTGAGGCCGTGCTCGCCTTCTTCGAGGTGCATCATGTCGAGCGCGAATTCGTCAAGCGCAAGAGGACCGAGCATGATCCGCGCAAGGGCGGATTGCGGCCGCGCCCGGGCATCGATCGCGGAGAGGATTGA
- a CDS encoding DUF3306 domain-containing protein, with product MSRPDDEDQGEGFLGRWARRKKEAQQPAVPVVTESPVQPVVSADPAAPAPEPEMVEPPSLDLVDKDFDLAHWLKQNVPEEWKLKALRRAWESDPMISSYLDPARDYALDWNTPGGAPGYGPLSESDNVEEMLANIFGKPPEPVADPTEAVRNDVAVVRPSSNDESGSDSAAAQQGLATAADDPQPVRLSDEGVSRKSTENAAETGGSSGGNSVAAQKTPEIPPSQQRSRRRGGGATPL from the coding sequence ATGTCACGCCCCGATGACGAGGATCAGGGCGAAGGGTTTCTCGGCCGCTGGGCGCGCCGCAAGAAAGAGGCGCAGCAGCCGGCTGTGCCGGTTGTCACAGAGTCGCCAGTTCAACCGGTTGTCTCGGCTGACCCCGCTGCGCCTGCACCAGAGCCCGAGATGGTCGAGCCGCCTTCGCTCGATCTCGTCGACAAGGATTTCGACCTCGCTCATTGGCTGAAGCAGAACGTACCCGAGGAGTGGAAGCTCAAGGCGCTGCGGCGCGCCTGGGAGAGCGATCCGATGATCTCCAGCTATCTCGACCCGGCCCGTGACTACGCGCTCGACTGGAACACGCCGGGTGGCGCGCCGGGCTATGGGCCGCTCAGCGAGTCGGACAATGTCGAGGAGATGCTGGCCAACATCTTCGGCAAGCCGCCCGAGCCGGTTGCCGACCCGACCGAGGCGGTGCGTAACGACGTCGCAGTTGTTCGACCTTCGTCTAATGACGAGAGCGGGTCTGATTCTGCTGCGGCGCAGCAGGGTTTGGCAACGGCGGCTGACGATCCCCAGCCGGTGCGGTTGAGCGACGAGGGTGTTTCCCGAAAATCTACTGAAAATGCTGCTGAAACAGGTGGTTCTTCAGGCGGCAATTCTGTTGCAGCGCAAAAAACACCCGAAATTCCACCGTCCCAGCAACGCTCGAGACGACGCGGCGGCGGTGCGACACCGCTCTGA
- a CDS encoding Cro/CI family transcriptional regulator, translating to MRDQALERAIEAAGGVRALARAVGVSQPAISTWKRVPADRVLSVEALTGVSRNDLRPDLYPHEPIIIEAPAPAIDEIDAARAEEFELIGALLWRAPTAETLAALQGLRGDASPLGMAHLALAEAAAEASPEQVRDEFFQLFIGVGRGELLPYASYYLTGFLHERPLALVREDMGKLGLARAERVGEPEDHIAVLMDIEAKLIRGEVSGEGVDEASFFARHIRPWADRFFADLETAETARFYRAVGRVGSLYLSIETQAASLPA from the coding sequence ATGCGGGACCAGGCTCTGGAGCGGGCGATCGAAGCGGCCGGCGGCGTGCGTGCGCTGGCGCGGGCGGTCGGCGTCTCGCAGCCGGCGATCTCGACCTGGAAGCGCGTCCCGGCGGATCGCGTGCTTTCAGTGGAAGCTCTGACAGGGGTCTCGCGAAACGACCTTCGACCTGACCTCTATCCGCACGAGCCGATCATCATCGAGGCCCCTGCGCCTGCGATCGACGAGATCGACGCCGCCCGCGCCGAGGAGTTCGAGCTGATCGGTGCGCTGCTCTGGCGTGCTCCCACAGCCGAGACGCTGGCCGCCCTGCAGGGCCTGCGCGGCGACGCCTCGCCGCTCGGTATGGCCCATCTGGCGCTGGCCGAGGCGGCCGCCGAGGCGAGCCCCGAGCAGGTCCGCGACGAGTTCTTCCAGCTTTTCATCGGCGTCGGCCGCGGCGAGCTCCTGCCTTACGCCTCCTACTACCTCACCGGCTTCCTGCATGAGCGCCCACTGGCTCTGGTGCGCGAGGACATGGGCAAGCTCGGTCTCGCCCGGGCCGAGCGCGTCGGCGAGCCCGAAGACCATATCGCCGTGCTGATGGATATCGAGGCCAAGCTGATCCGTGGCGAGGTCTCGGGCGAGGGGGTCGACGAGGCCTCCTTCTTCGCCCGCCATATCCGGCCCTGGGCCGACCGCTTCTTCGCCGATCTCGAAACCGCCGAGACGGCGCGCTTCTACCGCGCCGTCGGCCGGGTCGGCAGCCTCTACCTTTCGATCGAGACGCAGGCCGCGAGCCTGCCCGCATGA
- a CDS encoding formate dehydrogenase has protein sequence MSQKSKETALDRRNFFKALGAGATVAVAPVAITPAAAVDPGKDETKARYRESEHVKDFYRVNRY, from the coding sequence ATGTCGCAGAAGAGCAAGGAGACGGCTCTCGACCGCCGCAACTTCTTCAAGGCGCTCGGCGCCGGCGCGACGGTGGCCGTCGCTCCCGTCGCGATCACGCCTGCCGCCGCCGTCGACCCCGGCAAGGACGAGACGAAGGCGCGCTATCGCGAGAGCGAGCACGTCAAGGACTTCTACCGCGTCAACCGTTACTGA